Proteins found in one Cyanobacteria bacterium GSL.Bin1 genomic segment:
- a CDS encoding solute-binding protein, translating into MTSTRETQQKQQKKNTWISIAIIVASLGASYVPLPGLNKTVVVVSGTELKEPLETLETTFEQAHPQIDLELKFQGSQDLVNNYINQRNDFNPTVLIPANGQILEQLAERWQEGEAFYEQPSAIAKTMLVGIAWEERGKILFPSGRFDWRRLENAMQQGNWGRIGGSADWGSFDFITTNPTRSNSGQLTLSLWAQSKTGDPLSQALRQAETESLFALVKRSVYLPPRSTDILLQEFITRGPNDADVATVYESIALHRWEQAQQTRNQSYQIYYLDPTIETVSTAGIVRRNIDRGTAEAGKTFINFLRQPEQQAVFVQYGFRPAISEIDLSTVANSPWGQNIPGAAVNPANQALSTPKAQELAEIQRLWQRVQ; encoded by the coding sequence ATGACTAGCACTCGTGAGACGCAACAAAAGCAACAAAAAAAGAACACTTGGATTTCGATCGCGATTATTGTCGCTTCCCTTGGGGCGAGTTACGTCCCCTTACCGGGTTTGAATAAAACGGTGGTTGTGGTTAGTGGGACAGAATTAAAAGAACCGTTAGAAACGCTGGAAACGACCTTTGAACAAGCCCATCCCCAAATTGATCTCGAATTGAAGTTTCAGGGGTCGCAAGATTTGGTGAATAACTATATTAACCAGCGCAATGACTTTAACCCAACGGTTTTAATTCCTGCCAATGGCCAGATTTTAGAACAGTTAGCCGAACGTTGGCAGGAGGGAGAAGCCTTTTATGAACAACCCAGCGCGATCGCGAAGACGATGTTAGTCGGGATTGCCTGGGAAGAGAGAGGAAAGATTTTATTTCCTTCCGGGCGCTTTGACTGGCGACGTTTAGAAAATGCCATGCAGCAGGGAAATTGGGGTCGGATTGGGGGATCTGCCGATTGGGGAAGTTTTGATTTCATCACCACCAATCCCACCCGTTCTAACAGTGGTCAGTTGACCCTCAGCTTGTGGGCGCAATCCAAAACTGGAGACCCTTTATCACAAGCGCTGCGACAAGCGGAGACAGAATCTCTATTTGCTTTAGTCAAGCGTTCAGTTTATTTACCCCCACGTTCGACGGATATTCTCCTGCAAGAATTTATCACTAGAGGTCCCAATGATGCTGATGTCGCGACCGTTTACGAAAGTATTGCCTTACATCGTTGGGAACAAGCGCAACAAACCCGCAACCAAAGTTACCAAATTTATTATCTTGATCCCACGATTGAAACGGTTTCCACTGCGGGGATTGTCCGTCGCAATATAGATCGGGGAACAGCCGAAGCAGGGAAAACATTTATTAATTTTCTGCGCCAACCCGAACAACAAGCGGTATTTGTTCAATATGGTTTTCGTCCTGCCATTTCTGAAATCGATCTCAGTACAGTTGCCAATAGTCCTTGGGGACAAAATATTCCCGGTGCAGCGGTCAATCCTGCCAACCAAGCCTTATCGACTCCTAAGGCGCAAGAATTAGCTGAGATTCAACGTTTATGGCAAAGGGTGCAATAA